The segment AAAATCCTTATATAGTCCTAACAACAGAAGATCATTTCAATGCACTAAAACGTGTGATACAGAAAAGTAGCAAAATCCTTGCAATCATTGATCTGACATGAATGtatgaaatattattttctcaTCATTAACTGATTAACAAAATACTTGGCAATAattttttctaaataatgaatcaGTTATTATTAACAGATGAAGAGTTTAGGAattgaaatatattaaatactGGATTATGGTCATTTATTcgaataaaatcaaaacaactgGTCAAATGTTTATAAGATAGTTCTGCAGCAGTAAACCACAAAAGTCCATCATTGGACTTTACACGTCTCGGACTTACTTCTGGTTGAGGTTTCTTGGCttttgtttgattatttgttttcttgtatctgtgtgtgtacgtgtgtggggACGGTGTGTCGGTTTATAAGTAATTAACAAGCCATTGACTCCGCCGAGGGAAGCAGGGAAGTTACTCATGCGATGCAGcctgacaaggtcagtgacTGATAGATGAGCCCGAGCGAGGGGATTTTTCAGAGATTATGAAAGCAGGCCCAACTGTGGGAACCTGACAATTAGTGGGTGGAAGGTAGGCAGCCATGTTGGATGATGAACATGAGACTGGTTTACATGGATACTCACCACTTGGCCGGCTGACATGGAAAAAGCAGACACCTGGGCTCGACGTACTCTTAACACAGTCATTTATCtttgaggaggctgaggaggcgaTTTGCCAGCAGTTCCGGAACAACTTGGGCTATCTCCAATCAAACATACACAGAGGAGATTTTCaccatatttattaaaaaatctgTCCTACAAAAAAATCATAACCACATATTCATTTAATAGACTAATATAGAGGTAGGAAAGAATATAGAGAAATACATACTGAGGTAGGATCaattacacgcacacacatccagaGGGCATTGaattgacttacattgatttcctggacacTTCCTCCAACCTTAACCATAGTTACTACTTGCCTAACTTGAACCTTACCCTTAATCAgaccttaacctaaacctgcCCTAAAACATCAGTCTGTTTTAGGTCTGTTTGCTTACTTGGTTTTGATTGAAAGTGTATCTTGTATTTGGGGGATGtaatttgtgttgctgttaaaCTCCATTATTCTATTGTACGTCTGTTATTTAAGGTACACTGGTTGGTGTGAATGAGCTGGACAAAATACAAGAAACAGCCATCCAATCATTAATGATATCACTTATACTGGGGCGTACTCTGGACAATCTGCATGTCTTGACTGGGAGACCCTGGACTGTGGGAAGAAGCTTGGGTTGACCTGGTTTTACCACTGAATCAGCAGGCCGCCCATAAAAGAAACACTCATCAATATAATGCAATACAGTTAAACCACCCCACACATTACAATCCTTTAAAATGACAGCAGAGACGGACCATTACTAATTAAGGTATGACTTATTGCAAGACTGTTGTATTAGACCACATTAGCCTAAGCAATGTGAAGCCAATAAACTACTATCTGAGTGAATGCCCCTATAAAGTAAACCTAGTATAGtctcaattgttttttttaaatgaatacaattctatttttaaatggttttactGAGTCCACAGCATGAAATAAAGTAATACTCAAggggagttaaaaaaaaaatctacataagttaacaatatttttatatagTAAAAATGCTTAATAATTTGTTGACCCAAATATAAGCCACTGGCAACCAGTCATAGAAAAAACGAGAAGTATAAGAGAATTGGTATCCATCATGAGACATTACCCTTTGTTGCAGAAGTAAGATGATGGGAATTTGCCTTGGCAGCATCTGTTATGATTTCACAACGAATATAAATAGAGTGACCAATACTCTTCCACTGAATTATGCCACCATCTACACCCACCAGAGATCAATGCAAGTGACAAGGACAATGTCTGCATGTATCTTATGAAGTCTATGCTGCAAAGCTAGATTTAGGAGGATATAAACAGACTAAATCCCAGTTTAATACATGTACCAGGTACAGTCTCTGAGGAGATAAAAGGGTTTTCTGTAACATCCATGCTACTTTCAGGACATTCTGCTGTGAATATTATAAACGCTATCGAGCATCGCAAAACACTTTAAAGAGCTTttaaagaagacaaaaacaaattctCTTCGATGCACCTGGAGcttcaaagcccccccccccccccaaacgcTTTTATTCTGGACTTGAAATAGACCAGGCACTTGACAACAgctgttaatcagataatgaaaGCCTCGGAGTTACACAAGCACACTTGTGGAGAAGCAGCTATAAATTCTTTGCCATGACAGTATACAAGGGTGGGACTCAGTACCAGGCACTTGCCTTCCTAACGGAATGAAGTCTCACACTATCACTATGAGGAAGCACTGCACCAGTCACTTCCCCTCCGTGCACTATTTTAAGGTATTTGTGCTAGTGACCGCAACACACATCAGTTCCCTAACCATAACTGCGAAGAGGAAAACATTACACCAGGACTTTCGAGAAATGATGACATAGCATGATTCGTCTCCTCGTTTTAGGAATTCACCCCAAAACTCATAGTTTAGTGACAGGTGAACAGAGGGGACGCGCAGTTTGGAAATGGGAAACACTCTACAGTATCAAGACCTCAATGTTAAGTAACCTGACTCCAGATTTTTGGGGTGAACTCCTGCACCACTTACCCTCTTCACCTCCCTCACCTTAATAACCACATGACCTGTCTTGGTCACAATGGACAGGATCACACTTGGCACAGAGGGAGTGTGCACCCATGGGTCAGCGGGTGTCTGATGGAAGAGCGCTGCCCTATGACACCAACTGTGTTTCCGGTCGGGGATCTCCGGGCCAGGCCTGCGATGGTGGTCCTCACAGCTCGATCAGATAACCTCTCCCCGGGATCAGGTTCACCTGTCGGCCTTAACTCTCGTTTCGAGGCCCCAGGGTTAATCTGCCAGAGAGGAGATTGATGCCCGGATGAAAAAGAATGAAATATTAGGCTGTGTTGCTGGAAGTCAGgtgatcaaatgtatttatgagGCTGTCTGACCTCTGAAGGAAGGGGGAGCACAAGTTGAAGTTGTGCAGCTCATACAGGATAATAactataaacatataaatagaACTATAAATTATAACGGTGGAAGATATTGAAAAAGATAAAGTTTTAAAAGGCTCTCTTTGGAGAGAGGGGCTAATACAATGATAAATACTTTCGCAGTAAATTCCAGATGTGGTTACTGTCGCTTTAACAACTTCACCCGGAAGAGGAAGAGTTGCCCCGGCGTTGATCCTTTTTCTCTTCCGCTCAGGTCTCTGCCGTGTTGAGAGCGTGGATTTCATCATCTGGGCTCAAACAAAGTCACCAAACATGAGCGTCCCAGCGTTTATCGACATTACGGAGGAGGACCAGGTACGATGCGTTATCCTTTGGGAAATCTCTGTGCTCCGTGTTTCGCCTGCGGATTAGTCAAGAAACGGAGAACTGTCCAACTAGATAGCTTAGCATGCTAGCTAGCTAATAAGATAGCCGCTAGCGTATTAGCTGACAGGTACATGCTGATTATTAGCTGCACGCTGCTAATGTAACATATGTGGAAGGTCGGTTCGACCAAGTGCGTGATTAAATGAACCGTTTAGCTTGTTTTGATGTAGAAAAGTTGATAGTTAACGCTATTTGATCACTGTATTAACGGATAGCGCTGTCACCGCTCGAGTAGCAGGTCTTCAGTGTTGTAATTTTAGGATAGCTATACATGCTAACTACGTAGCCTCACATCTAGATAAACAAAGCAGGGAACGTTGCAACACAGTTTAAGCTCTGCACTTACTGGACAACTATAGCTGTAGCCTTTTTaatagtttatatatgaatatgtttaTCTTTCCTTGTAGCTTGACTGCAGCAAATTGTCCTCTTGTGATTTAAAACAGAACCTCACAGtaaattaataaacacattgctagtattacatttttacaatactCACATTGATTCATGTACATACATGTGAAGCTTGTTGTTCTGTGTTATCGATTGTTATTTATGATGTTACTGTGTGCAGGCCTCAGAGTTGAGAGCCTACATCAAGGCCAAAGGAGCTGAGATCTCCGAGGAGAACGCTGAAGGTGGACTCCATGTAGATCTGGCTCAGATCATCGAGGCGTGTGACGTCTGCCTCAAGGATGATGATAAAGGTAGGTGTTGATGAACATCCCTGTTTCTAACCCACCATCATTCATGTACGTGTTGGACAAAGACACGTTTTTATTGGTGCAAAGGGTTACCCCTGCAGTGACAAAGTTACATGTGCCACAAATAAAGTGGAATATTGAAGTAATCAGCTGAGTCTGAAACTTCACCTGGATGAATAACAATGTTTTCCCTGTAGCCTAATTCCTGCTTCTCTCTGCAGATGTAGAGAGTGTGATGAACAGCATcgtgtctctgctgctgatccTGGAGACGGAGAAGCAGGAGGCTCTCATTGAAACTCTTTGTGAGAAGCTGGTGAAGTTCCGTGAAGGAGAGAGACCCTCCCTCCGGATGCAGTTGTGAGtcctgtcaccccccccccccccccccccagaaaaaaCCTTCAGCCTCACCTCCATATGTGTTGTTTCTGAAACGTTTgtcaaaagaaaatacattcttTAAGGAAACAATTTAGGTCACTGTTTtggtgttgaactaaatcaggAATTTGACTGTAGTCGATATGAACATTAAGAAGCAGCAAAGTCTTTATCTTCCAGCTTAAACAAATCTCAGAACATGTAACCAATCTGATAGAAAATCGAATATCGGTGAAAATGTATAACTGTCTCTATAACTGTTTTGTTACAGGCTGAGCAACCTGTTCCACGGCATGGATGAGAACACTCCAGTGAGATATACCGTCTTCTGTGGTCTCATCAAGGTGGCGGCAACATGTAATGCCATCAACTTTATCCCCACGGACCTTGATCAGGTATAACTGTTCATCATGATCACCTGCAAAAACTGACCGATGAAActagtttttttcatttatcttttttgcTACAGACAAAGTTAAAGGAGGAGTGTTTTTTATTGAACTGTACACATGTCCATGGGCTGTAATTTTTCTTATGTAGCTGatttttgttaaatgttttcgCCCCTGATCAGGTGCGCAAGTGGATTGTTGACTGGAACCTgaacacagagaagaaacacACGCTACTGAGGCTGGTGTATGAAGCTTTGGTTGATGGCAAAAAAAGGTAAATTCTGTCAGAGCAAGGTGTGTGGGGAGATGCATGTTTGGATATGTACAGAAGTAAATCATCGGTGAATTAAAAAGtgggaaagaaatgtttttaacaCAGTATTTTCCTCATTTCCTAGTGAGACAGCAGCCAAAGTGATGGTTGAGCTCCTGGGAAGTTACACAGAAGACAACGCTTCACAAGCACGCGTTGATGCCCACAAGTAAGTGTGTAGAACTTGTTTTTAACAATTGTCTCTAAGCCTTGATGTACTGAACATTTATCATACTTTCCATCTGTGTGCTTTGTGATTTAGATGTATCGTCCGTGCTCTCAAAGACCCCAACACCTTCCTGTTTGACCACCTGCTCACCCTGAAACCTGTTCGCTTCCTGGAGGGAGAACTAATCCATGATGTGAGTACTGAGGGATGTGTGATTCTTTACAGGTTGTATAAAAGAGATTACAGGCCTTTTCAGTTTTCCCCCCCAGAATCTATTGTCCCGTCAATTTTGTTTTCTGCAGATTTCCCAATATTGCCTTTCATAGCCCCCTAAATGTGCCAAAAACATTGTTTCCTAAAGCAACATTTTCCATCAGTCATCGCAACAATACCAATGTCACTTAATAAGTTTGAATGTTGAGTAGCAGGTTTTTACATAATCAACCGAACAGGTTGagacaatgggggggggggggggggaagtattTTTACTCAAATGTATGCAGTTTCTTCAATAGAGTATCAATTACAAAGCTATATAGTTATAGTTATAGTTACATTATACATCAAGGATGAAACCATTTGCAGAAAGCCAGTGAGATGTTTATTCTAATTGTCTATGGttattgtatgtatatatgtatattattataaatgctGTTAGTTAAACGCATTATTAACCAAattaacgcaaacccattttaacgacTTCAATTTTTTTCTCGCAAGATTAACACAGAGCTGTCAACTCTCACGCTCTCGCCGTATGACACACAGTTttggttggtggttgactaagtcacaataatttttaaaacatcatcgtatcaggccgtcatgaagtaccaggggCGGGcggccgtgtgtgtgtatgcgtgcgtgtgtgcgctcGCAGATAGAGCATCGGTCcaggggctccgcccccccgcTCACTTGCTCAGAGAGACAAAGTTAGATCatagctcgttcacgtgaagcagccgctcactgactgactgcttcttaaccatggaaacaatgataataaagagtttctctggtctcagctgatcagcgcctcagcttcttgatcagagcagaagctgcagttggtttctacagagcttcagtatctgtgttcgcctccagtctgacctgctctcgctttttgttttaatattttgccaaataaaatatatttttttaacctattaggctgcagctatatattttgccaaataaaatatatatttttaacctattaggctgcagctatatatttttatttatttcaaaacagGGTagttcttatttcatacatttcccacaaatatggggaggactcaaatagccctacaaagttctgtgtttaatttatttcaaagtaggccgacacttgcctgtgtattttgttattttgttgcttgtctgtttgagtagctggctgaaagcaaagaagtagtaggcttaccttttattggtaacctaactgttaacgttcattgtttctgaaataagaggcctgaatgctatgttcacagcaaacttgaaaaaaagaaaatattaagccatggtttaactgcactataggctgagtccttgtttacctgaaatgtgcactttataattttattttgtaccgccCCATTTGAcaaagttgtttttcaataaaataaaacatttgcataaagcaagccaatccacttttccatgttgataagagcattaaaacgaaaaaaattatggaaaaaataaagggacatttagaatagatacaaatttgcgattaattttgagttaactatgacataaatgcgattaaatattttaatcgtctGATAGCACTAATTATTATATATGTTCAATGTGTATAAATACAAAGTTGATGTTATTGTGCTTATCAAGTCTTCTAATggcccttcctctctccctttgtctttACAGCTATTGACCATCTTTGTCAGTGCCAAACTAGTATCATATGTCAAATTTTACCAGAGTAACAAAGACTTCATTGATTCTCTTGGTAAGTAACCAAAACTTGATCAATTCTACAGATACATATGTATACACTTCATGTTCAAAAGTCTTATACAGTTTGATGAATGGTGGAAAATTCGTAAGCTCTAAATAGATTTCCATATTGAGCAAACCTGCAGTGCTGTGTTGACACtgtgcaggaatgtgtgtgtgtcagcagtgtATCTCTTTCTCACTACTCGAGGCTTAGGTGTAATTAAAACCATGTGTAGGATGGATTCTCAAAACAGACCGTGTGGAGGGATGTTTGTGTTAATGAGTAGATTCCCTGACTGCTTGCTCCTAAATGTAGAAACAATTATCACAGGGAAACTCCCAGAGTGGAGAGTAATCGACTGTGACTGTTTGGTGCTTAATGATCCCTGCACTTTGCTCTGCAGGTCTGTCTCACGAGCAAAACATGGCCAAGATGCGTCTGCTGACATTCATGGGCATGGCGGTGGAATTCAAGGAACTCTCCTTTGACACCATGCAGACGGAGTTGCAGATTGGACCAGATGACGTTGAGGCTTTTGTCATTGACGGTACACCTCAACTAGATCTTTGCTGTCCTCCTTTATTAAGCACGCTGTTAGTTTCTCACggcagaaagagaaaggaaagcGATTGAATAGCTGCCTGActtttctttgtcattcatTTACTGCCACCTTCCACTAAAGAATGAGGTGGAGATGATGGGAGATGAGTTTGACTTTACAAACCTCAGTGGAAAAAGTGTCATAAAGCAAAAATAGCACATTTTAGTGTTTTGCGATGGGGATTAGCTTCCTCTTCAGTTTCATTTTCCAAGTGCATTTTCTCTGAAAGCACTTACGTGTCGCGGGACTTTTTTAGTGCTTTCTGTCAGAGCCTTGGCCGTCTCATaattcttctcctgtccactttgTCTTTTTAGCTGTTCGGACCAAGATGGTGTACTGCAAAATCGACCAGACGCAGCGGAAAGTCGTTGTGAGGTATGAAGCTCCATTAAACCATCACACATGGCTTAGCTGTAATAAAGATCTATGTTACCTGTGGTAACATCCGTAACTGGTACCGATCGAGAAGTACCTCATAGACAAACTACACACTGTACTACACCAGGGCTGGagtatatatcatatattttcatcagtaaaaacaaaacagacatccATTTTATATTGATATAATGCTTATGATTTAGGCACAGTTAGGAGGTATAACAAATAATTGATCTTCCtcagatttataaaatgttttgctgtttatcaaggGCTTGTCATTTCTCTGCACACAAAGAAGCTTTATGTCCAGCTCCACATCATTTATATTGATGTGTAGCTGGACCGGGGAGTGCTTGCTTCTCTAATTGTTCAGGCTGAAACTTGGCTGCAAGAATTTACCGTTGAATTAGTATGTGGTAATGGTCAAGGAAtctatgcttttattttgaaagagtcTGCAGAAATCCGTTGCTTCTGTATTGAAACTAGGCAAACTATTGTGCGAGGAAACATTCCACTGTTTTTCTTGTGATGCGATTCTGCCTCCAAATGGCTGTGATATCATACAGAATTCATTCATCATATCTTTTTCCACAGTTACATTTACTActgctgttttatttctctgaagCGTAGGGACATGACCTTGGTCTGCATTTATTTGTATCCGTTTTAACATTCTTCCTTTTCTGTCTCGGCTCCCATTAGCCACAGCACACATCGCACCTTTGGcaagcagcagtggcagcagctgtCCGAGAGCCTCTCCTCCTGGAAGGCAAACCTAGCGAACGTCAAGACCAGTCTGCAGGCCCTGTCACCCTCTGCCTAATTCCACCGTAACCCAGCTGTCTAGACTGCCTGACCCTCTCTTCTTTCCACCTCCCAGATTCCTAGACTGAAATTATCAGTTTTTATATTCATTCAATAAAAGAACAGTGGAGATCACCTGTGATTGAGTTTTTCTTTACTCCATGTTGAATTAATCCAGCTCACAGCGTCGGGTTTGATGAATAATTACAAAGTTTGAGACGCCAACGATTTTCTGTCCCATTAATGGAAAATACAGATACTGTGTAATCAGTCTTTTCAGACGGCTGTTTAACTTGTCATATTTTCATGATGCCACTGACTCTAATGGGGGCTTGTTTTTTAAGCAGCTCTCCACATCTGCTTTCAGTTAAAGGACAGCGTGCCGGTATTAGATGAGCTGTGAGAAATGTCCTGCAGCCGGAGGGTCACTCGACTGGGAACACGTGAGGAGTGACAATAGCAATGTGAACTTCTGATGACCCTGTCTGCCTGAGGTCAGAGCTGTATTACTGTAGCATCAACACAAAGCTTGTGGTGTAGGCTGATTCACTGCCACTAACAAAGTTTCAAGCTGTCCACAGGGTTATAGATACTGTTCAGCTGTAGTCAGCGTGACTCACTCGCTCTCGATGTGTCAGAAaaaagtggaaaagcagggactTTTCCTATTGATGTAGAGTAAAGTGCCATTTATTCCTGCACTAATCTGCTCTCAGGCAGAGGGGCCAGAACACGAGGATGTGAACTCTCATGATATATGGCCCAGGCATTAGGTGTAAAAAGGGGTCTGTTGGAGTTCTCTCCCTCTGGGGGCTGTGATGAAATCACCACCAACTGACAAAGTGCAGACTACTGAGATTGCACTCTTTGATTCCCCCCCAACCCCAAATCCACAGTGCACCCACTTTTTGACACTAATGAAGCACCAGTTCAACTTGTTCAAATCTGTACCAGGTCATTTCTTATTATTCGAGCCCTGCTGCTGAAACACCAGATTAAATCATCAGTGaatgtgtatatttgttttctttcctatCGCACCGGAGGTCTGCTGAGGCTCACCGCTCACTTCTGTCCAGTTGTCCGCAGGGAGCAACATCTCCAGCTCTTATCAGTGGGTGTAAATCACCCAACACATTCTCAGGAGCGTAACCTCACCACGGCACGGGTGGCCTGGTGGCAAGGTGGAGACAAATAATGTGACCGGGGCTTAACACACTGTTTGTAAAGCTTTATATCTCCGTTTCCATCTCTCCGCACAGGCTCCTCTTTCTTAGCACGCAGTTCCTTTTCAGTTACTTCATCCGAGCTGCACAGTGAGCGccctctcctcttgtctctAATTTGTTTCACTGGCTTTAAGTGACTGTTTAGCCGATGGTCCATCATATGAGATGTGCCAGATGTTAATAGTGTGTGTGGAGGATGGTGTATCTCACAAACACCATGACCCTTTCTTATCATAGATAGGTAAAGGTTTGTCTGCATTGTTCAGTCATGAAAAAGAAATGAGTGGGTTTTTCACGATGTAACCAGTGGAGTTTACAAAGTCCTTAAACCACAGTCAGGTGCTAGTTTTCACATTAAAGCTGTGTTATCACTACTGTTCATTCAGGCCATTAAGGGATTAAGTGACACACAGTTGACATGATTCAGAAAGTGCAATGTTATATTCCCAAATTAACCTgactctaatgtttgagttaatCAAATTGAATAGAAAACTTCCAAAAATGTATCTATTCTGTAAATTGTCCTAATTATTATTGCACTTGATTAGAAAACTTGACCATGTGCAACAACATCCTAACTGTGCAATATTATCATGTCTAATTTAACTGTGTACATATACTCATCTGCTTTAATGCCCctttccatgtttttttaaaatgtatttattagacTGTAATATTCCTACTAGTCTCAGAGTTATGTTAATCATTTTACCACAGGGACATATCATTACAGTGACAAAGAAAAAatcttgaataaaataaaaactgtctaTGGAAACGGACAGATTGACTGCAAATGTACTTTTTAGAAGGTTATTATTGTTCTTTTATCTCCATAATTATCActattaacattattatttatctgcTCCCTTCTGCATGTTAAGGACTTTGTATTTTAACCCTCTTGCTTTCTTGCTGTGCAGCACTTTGTACTTTGTGTTGGTACTTTGCGTTGCTCCATGAATAAAAGtattattatctttattaataACAGTGTGAACAGGAGGAAAACCAGAAGAGACTACAAATCATCTCAGTGCTCATACAAGAACCTGACTGTTGTTTCAAGATGGACTTGTGAACCATAAGTACAGAATCTGAACCCTCCCCATGCTACTGGTCACACCGAGCACACACCTCGCTGCGTTAGCTTGGGAATTCCCCTGAAGCGAAGCCCTATTAATCATGTCAGCTTGAATATTATAGTATATTGTATCATCTGACATCACATATAGGTAAAGCCTGGAAGTTCTCATTTACTTCTCCCCTTTTCTTCATATCAACATTCCTCTGGGGAAATCCGAGAGCCTGACAGTGTCCAGAGACGTAGCCAAGTACAAGAGAGGGGCTCTCGCTGCCCTTCAATTAGCACCATCCAGAAGTCAGTGAGATAATGTTCAATTGCATCCTATCTCTGCTTTACATAAACACTGAGCAAGAGGCCCGGAGGCTCGGAGACAGATATGACTATTTACACAGAGTGTGAAACATAAACACTGCTCTGGACGATGGTTCGCTGAGCAGAATGGGAAACTTTATCTTGAACTTGTGTTACtgcatgttttgctgttttgtcATGTCTGTGAAAT is part of the Pleuronectes platessa chromosome 1, fPlePla1.1, whole genome shotgun sequence genome and harbors:
- the eif3m gene encoding eukaryotic translation initiation factor 3 subunit M is translated as MSVPAFIDITEEDQASELRAYIKAKGAEISEENAEGGLHVDLAQIIEACDVCLKDDDKDVESVMNSIVSLLLILETEKQEALIETLCEKLVKFREGERPSLRMQLLSNLFHGMDENTPVRYTVFCGLIKVAATCNAINFIPTDLDQVRKWIVDWNLNTEKKHTLLRLVYEALVDGKKSETAAKVMVELLGSYTEDNASQARVDAHKCIVRALKDPNTFLFDHLLTLKPVRFLEGELIHDLLTIFVSAKLVSYVKFYQSNKDFIDSLGLSHEQNMAKMRLLTFMGMAVEFKELSFDTMQTELQIGPDDVEAFVIDAVRTKMVYCKIDQTQRKVVVSHSTHRTFGKQQWQQLSESLSSWKANLANVKTSLQALSPSA